The nucleotide sequence GCCTGGACGCGGGTCACGGAGCCGGACGGCACCCCGGGCGCCTGGTACCTGCACCTGTTCGCCCCGGAACAGCCCGACTTCAACTGGGACCACCCGGCGGTCGGCGACGAGTTCCGCTCCGTCCTGCGCTTCTGGCTCGACATGGGTGTGGACGGCTTCCGCATCGACGTGGCCCACGGCCTGGTGAAAGCGGCCGGCCTCCCGGACCTCGGCGCCCACGAACAGCTGAAACTGCTGGGCAACGATGTCATGCCGTTCTTCGACCAGGACGGCGTCCACGCGATCTACCGCGAGTGGCGCCTGGTGCTGGACGAGTACGCGGGGGAGCGCATCTTCGTGGCGGAGGCGTGGACCCCGACGGTCGAACGCACCGCGAACTACGTCCGCCCGGACGAACTCCACCAGGCCTTCAACTTCCAGTACCTGGGCACGTACTGGGACGCGGCGGAGCTGAAGGTCGTCATCGACCGCACGCTGGACGCGATGCGCCCGGTCAACGCCCCAGCCACCTGGGTCCTGTCGAACCACGACGTGACCCGCCACGCGACCCGCTTCGCGAACGGACCGGGCCTGGGCACACAGATCCGCCTGGCGGGCGACCGCGGACTGGGCCTGCGCCGCGCCCGCGCGGCCTCCCTTCTGATGCTGGCGCTCCCGGGCTCGGCCTACGTCTACCAGGGCGAGGAACTGGGCCTCCCCGACGTCGTCGACCTCCCGGACGAGGTCCGCCAGGACCCGGCGTACTTCCGGGGCGCCGGCCAGGACGGCTTCCGCGACGGCTGCCGCGTCCCGATCCCGTGGACCCGGTCCGGCTCGTCGTACGGCTTCGGCGGGGGCGGCTCCTGGCTGCCGCAGCCCGCCGAGTGGGGCGACCTGAGCATCGAGGCCCAGACGGGCGCCGCGGGCTCGACCCTGGAGCTGTACCGCACCGCCCTGTCCGTCCGCCGCGAGGAGCCCGGTCTCGGCGCGGGCGACTCGGTCGAGTGGCTGAAGGCGCCCGCAGGTGTCCTGGCCTTCCGCCGGGGGGACTTCGTGTGCGTCGCGAACACGACGGGCGAGACGGTCACGATCCCCGCGTACGGCCGCGTCCTGCTCGCCAGCGGCGAGCTGACCACAGCCGAGGACGAGACGAAGCTGCCGGGGGACACAACGGTCTGGTGGACGACCGTCTGACCGGGCAATCGAGGGGCTCGCCACCCGGTTCGGGTGGCGAGCCTCCCGCGTTCCGTGGGCCTGGGTCCGGGGCGTGGTGGCCACGCCCCGGCTGATCCCGCCGTGAACCCAGCGGGCCTAGCCGCTCAGCCCCAGCTCACCCGCCCGCACCCCCGCCTGGAACCGTGACCCCGCGTCGAACGTGTCGAGCAGTTCGGCGACCCGGCGGCGGTAGGTTCGTACGGACATGCCGAGTTGTCGGGCGGCGGTCTCGTCGGTGGCTCCCGAGCCCAGTGCGCGCAGGACCTTCCGGCTCTCGGCGTCGAGGCGGGGTTGTCCGCCGCGGAGGAAGGCCTTGAGGTCGGTGGCCGTTTCCC is from Streptomyces sp. NBC_01314 and encodes:
- a CDS encoding glycoside hydrolase family 13 protein, which gives rise to MSQQHSADTAPTSAATVAQRSDWWRDAVIYQVYPRSFADSNGDGMGDLEGVRSRLPYLRDLGIDAVWLSPFYASPQADAGYDVADYRAVDPMFGSLLDADALIRDAHDLGLRIIVDLVPNHSSDQHEWFRRAVAEGPGSPLRDRYHFREGKGASGELPPNDWESIFGGPAWTRVTEPDGTPGAWYLHLFAPEQPDFNWDHPAVGDEFRSVLRFWLDMGVDGFRIDVAHGLVKAAGLPDLGAHEQLKLLGNDVMPFFDQDGVHAIYREWRLVLDEYAGERIFVAEAWTPTVERTANYVRPDELHQAFNFQYLGTYWDAAELKVVIDRTLDAMRPVNAPATWVLSNHDVTRHATRFANGPGLGTQIRLAGDRGLGLRRARAASLLMLALPGSAYVYQGEELGLPDVVDLPDEVRQDPAYFRGAGQDGFRDGCRVPIPWTRSGSSYGFGGGGSWLPQPAEWGDLSIEAQTGAAGSTLELYRTALSVRREEPGLGAGDSVEWLKAPAGVLAFRRGDFVCVANTTGETVTIPAYGRVLLASGELTTAEDETKLPGDTTVWWTTV